In one window of Candidatus Avedoeria danica DNA:
- a CDS encoding DUF1573 domain-containing protein, which yields MGTIPGDKATEKDFTIRNIGTALLVIEDASASCGCTAAHVGKKELAPGETSQVRVSYDPRVNSEQGKFVQKQVRIKSNDPKTPLVEFTIQADVAAQ from the coding sequence ATGGGCACGATTCCCGGTGACAAGGCCACCGAGAAGGACTTCACGATCCGCAACATCGGCACCGCGCTCCTCGTGATCGAGGACGCCTCGGCCAGCTGCGGCTGCACGGCCGCCCACGTCGGCAAGAAGGAGCTCGCGCCGGGCGAGACGTCGCAGGTCCGGGTGAGCTACGACCCGCGCGTGAACTCCGAGCAGGGCAAGTTCGTCCAGAAGCAGGTCCGCATCAAGTCCAACGACCCCAAGACGCCGCTCGTGGAGTTCACGATCCAGGCCGACGTCGCCGCGCAATAG